A genome region from Chitinivorax tropicus includes the following:
- the epsF gene encoding chain length determinant protein EpsF translates to MTFGQFVTALRARYWVIALCLAVTVGVVTVISLIMPKTYTSTATVLVDTKAADPLTGMTTPALIMPGYMSTQLDVLTSRTVAVKVVDKLHLADSPEVRIQFQDDTRGRGEIRYWLADLLLKKLDARPSRDSNVMEVSFSNENPQFATLLANAFAEAFIETSLDLKVAPARQTAAWFDQQLKGLRNNLEKAQRQLSAYQQEKGIVAIDERLDVENAKLIELSSLVTSAQGQRVEGQSRQRQLGEVSGAGREGLPEIMSSPMVQNLKAELARAETKLAEANERLGRNHPQFKQAQSEVDSIRRKLDQEIRTASSGIVNTAQMQQKRETELRAALATQKSRVLELKKLRDEMGVLTREVENAQRAYDAALQRASQTRMESEANQSNVVLLARAVEPINPSKPRVLLNIALSVFLGGVLGLLCAFLMELFDRRVRSVDELAEALDVRTLAALPKYDQKNPTRRWRWRRRKSASHPIVTTTVQY, encoded by the coding sequence ATGACATTTGGACAGTTTGTCACTGCTTTGCGTGCGCGATACTGGGTGATTGCACTTTGCTTGGCGGTCACGGTCGGGGTGGTCACCGTGATCAGCTTGATCATGCCCAAGACCTATACATCCACCGCCACGGTGTTGGTGGACACCAAAGCGGCTGATCCGCTGACTGGCATGACTACGCCCGCGCTCATCATGCCCGGCTATATGTCCACCCAGCTGGATGTGCTCACCAGCCGCACGGTGGCGGTGAAAGTGGTGGATAAACTGCATCTCGCTGACAGTCCCGAGGTGCGTATCCAGTTTCAGGATGACACGCGTGGTCGGGGCGAGATCCGTTATTGGTTGGCTGATCTTTTGCTCAAGAAATTGGATGCGCGCCCCTCACGTGATAGTAATGTCATGGAAGTCTCGTTTTCCAATGAAAACCCTCAATTTGCCACTTTGCTGGCCAATGCTTTTGCTGAGGCCTTCATTGAGACCAGCCTGGATCTGAAAGTGGCTCCTGCCAGACAGACAGCGGCATGGTTCGATCAGCAGCTCAAAGGCTTGCGAAACAACCTGGAGAAAGCACAGCGACAGCTCTCCGCCTACCAGCAGGAAAAAGGCATTGTTGCCATTGATGAACGGCTGGATGTCGAAAATGCCAAGTTGATTGAGTTGAGCAGCCTGGTCACCAGCGCACAAGGGCAGCGCGTGGAAGGGCAATCGCGTCAGCGTCAACTGGGTGAAGTGTCCGGGGCGGGGCGAGAGGGATTGCCTGAGATCATGTCCAGCCCGATGGTACAGAATTTGAAAGCCGAGCTTGCCCGGGCTGAGACTAAATTGGCGGAAGCCAATGAGCGTCTTGGTAGAAATCACCCGCAGTTCAAACAAGCGCAATCTGAAGTCGATAGCATACGTCGGAAGCTGGATCAGGAAATCCGCACAGCAAGCAGTGGCATTGTCAATACCGCCCAAATGCAGCAAAAGCGTGAAACCGAATTGCGTGCGGCTTTAGCCACCCAGAAATCGAGGGTGTTGGAGCTCAAGAAACTACGTGATGAGATGGGTGTGCTGACGCGCGAAGTCGAGAATGCGCAACGTGCCTATGATGCGGCATTGCAGCGTGCCAGCCAGACCCGCATGGAAAGCGAAGCCAATCAATCCAATGTGGTATTGCTTGCCCGTGCAGTGGAGCCCATCAATCCTTCCAAACCTCGTGTATTGCTCAACATTGCCTTATCGGTCTTTTTGGGTGGGGTGTTGGGTTTGTTGTGCGCGTTTTTGATGGAATTGTTTGACCGACGGGTGCGTAGCGTGGATGAGCTGGCAGAAGCATTGGATGTTCGCACGCTCGCTGCATTACCCAAGTACGATCAGAAAAATCCAACGCGCCGTTGGCGTTGGCGTCGTCGAAAGTCAGCATCTCACCCCATTGTGACCACAACAGTGCAGTACTGA
- a CDS encoding polysaccharide biosynthesis tyrosine autokinase, with translation MDLATARNIEIPKKTVSAEPRPPRVAIGKLLVEAGCIRKEDVERIDSVRREKCIRFGEAAVLMGLAKEEDVLRALSRQFAFDWVSPTESRLSKELSVLFDPFCREAEALRTIRGQLLLRWFDSGRKQLAVCSPHRRSGCSHVSANLAVLFAQLGMRTLLIDANFRQPRLDELFALAHRSGLADVLAGRAKVDVFQRVSQVANLWVVPAGPIPPNPQELLARQLFFKVLQYYQRHFDIILIDTPSYDMGADLELVASRVGGALVVARNSHTKLKVVKSLQSDLVRSGVTLCGGVLNEY, from the coding sequence ATGGATTTAGCGACTGCCCGAAATATCGAGATTCCTAAAAAGACGGTGTCAGCCGAGCCAAGGCCACCTCGCGTGGCCATTGGGAAGCTGCTGGTTGAGGCCGGATGTATCCGCAAAGAAGACGTTGAGCGTATCGACAGTGTTCGACGGGAGAAGTGCATCCGCTTTGGTGAAGCCGCTGTCTTGATGGGCTTGGCCAAGGAGGAGGACGTACTACGTGCACTGTCTCGCCAATTTGCGTTTGATTGGGTTTCACCTACCGAAAGCAGGCTGAGCAAAGAGCTCAGCGTGCTATTTGATCCATTTTGTCGTGAAGCGGAGGCACTGCGTACCATCCGTGGGCAGCTGCTGTTGAGATGGTTCGATAGTGGCCGAAAGCAGTTGGCAGTGTGCTCTCCGCATCGTAGATCCGGCTGTTCTCATGTCTCGGCCAATCTGGCAGTGCTGTTTGCTCAATTAGGTATGCGTACCTTGTTGATTGATGCCAACTTCCGTCAACCACGTCTGGATGAGCTTTTTGCATTGGCCCATCGCAGCGGGTTGGCTGATGTGCTCGCTGGACGGGCAAAGGTTGATGTGTTTCAACGTGTCAGTCAGGTGGCCAATCTCTGGGTGGTTCCCGCTGGACCGATTCCGCCCAATCCGCAGGAGCTGCTTGCCCGTCAATTGTTTTTCAAGGTGCTCCAATATTACCAGCGGCACTTTGACATCATTCTGATCGATACCCCTTCTTATGACATGGGAGCTGATCTGGAGTTGGTGGCGAGTCGCGTTGGTGGGGCCTTGGTGGTAGCTCGGAATAGTCATACGAAATTGAAGGTCGTCAAAAGCCTTCAGTCTGATTTGGTGCGCAGTGGCGTCACGTTGTGTGGTGGCGTACTGAACGAATATTGA